A part of Geoanaerobacter pelophilus genomic DNA contains:
- a CDS encoding ABC transporter substrate-binding protein, whose protein sequence is MNITVPHNRTPQLSNRHFHSTVFLLLFLVLLASPAYAAKVLIIGDTQFALVSDVVSEIQLGLRTQGKEYATSEIKGRLGAVVEREAAQIVVALGMDALSEAMRLPPSVAVVYGLVVVPPKSGRANITGVYMSPPVSEYVAAIRKYLPSIARVSVVGSPNLVKGLLTSEAAHIDTYHVTSSAELVSTVNRLQGARSLLLLPDTSLLTAQVMANIYLFSFRNNIPLLGISEANVKQGSLFALVFDPKTVSRQIAEKVQAILSGSEAAEISSSPPRRYNLYVNSNTARKMGIAIPDEMLKKAKKVYQ, encoded by the coding sequence TTGAACATCACAGTACCCCATAACAGGACTCCTCAGCTCTCAAATCGCCATTTTCACTCCACGGTGTTTTTACTGCTATTCCTGGTGCTATTGGCCTCACCCGCCTACGCCGCCAAAGTCCTCATAATCGGAGATACCCAGTTTGCCCTGGTTAGCGATGTTGTCTCCGAGATCCAGCTGGGCCTCAGAACCCAGGGCAAAGAGTATGCTACCTCGGAAATAAAGGGAAGACTTGGTGCCGTTGTGGAACGGGAGGCAGCGCAGATCGTCGTTGCCCTGGGGATGGATGCGCTCAGCGAAGCCATGCGGTTGCCACCTTCGGTTGCCGTGGTCTATGGACTCGTGGTAGTCCCGCCAAAGAGCGGCAGAGCCAACATCACCGGTGTCTACATGTCACCTCCGGTAAGCGAATATGTGGCGGCTATCAGAAAATATCTCCCCTCGATTGCCAGAGTTTCGGTAGTGGGCAGCCCAAACCTGGTAAAAGGGCTGCTCACTAGTGAAGCAGCCCATATTGACACTTATCATGTTACCAGTTCAGCGGAACTGGTCAGTACCGTCAACCGGCTCCAAGGCGCCAGATCACTATTGCTGCTTCCTGATACAAGCCTTCTCACCGCTCAGGTCATGGCAAATATCTACCTGTTCTCGTTCAGGAACAATATCCCGCTGCTCGGCATCTCGGAGGCGAACGTCAAGCAAGGATCACTCTTTGCCCTGGTATTCGACCCCAAAACGGTCAGCAGACAAATTGCCGAAAAGGTGCAAGCCATTCTGAGCGGGAGCGAGGCTGCCGAAATCTCGTCGTCTCCGCCGCGAAGATACAATCTGTACGTCAACAGCAATACTGCGCGGAAGATGGGAATTGCCATACCGGATGAAATGTTGAAAAAGGCAAAGAAGGTCTATCAATGA